The following DNA comes from Emys orbicularis isolate rEmyOrb1 chromosome 13, rEmyOrb1.hap1, whole genome shotgun sequence.
GGGCAGAGCAGACCCCTtctcatagaatagaatcatagaatatcagggttggaagggacctcaggagggcatctagtccaaccccctgctcaaagcaggaccactccccaactaaatcatcccagccagggctttgtcaagcctgactttaaaaacgtccaaggaaggagattccaccacctccctaggtaacccattccagtgcttcaccaccctcctagtgaaaaagtttttcctaatatccaacctaaacctcccgcactgcaacttgagaccattactccttgttctgccatgtggtaccactgagaacagtctagatcagtggttcccaaactttaacagcccgcgaacccctttcactaaattgtgaaatctcgtgaaccccctcctaaaaatgaatattttcagagatttaagtttaaatttcctcagtgtgatggatgccccaactgccgggcccggaatctatgaacctctgaaaaatatttttaattgaaacttttttttaacgaacatagaaaaaacagaaaccaaaaatgtttctgtaaaatgtttttttggcttttgttttaaaaaaaatggttttgaataaaaataaattcatttttggttttcaaaaatcagaaaatgtttcatgaaaacagtttttgaaaatggaccatttgtccatttcagttttttgtaaatttttcttggggaattttaaaaaatgtgaaaaaaattcaaaactttctgtgaaaaatgcttggtatttttcacccacctctaGTTTCGGGTGAGGTTGTGGCTGGTGGTAACAAGGAGGGGTGTGGTTCTGGCTTTAGATAAGATTTGGCAAattcctggggcttgggctggggctgctggccccaattgcccggccccgctctctctggggctcaggctgccagccctgcgcggAACGCTGTGGTTcgggctgccagctcccccacTGACCGCCGGGACTCgggctgcctgccccaactgcccggccccgctctccctggggctcgggctgccggctcccccgctgacaggggagggctggggctgctgaCTCAAACTGCCCGCTCTCCACGAGGCTTGGGCTGCACCGGCTCCTtggctgacaggggagggctcgggctgccggctcaaactgcccggccccgctctccctggggctcgggctgtctgccctgcaactgggtcccagcagagtcctctggccaccattaatgaaatttttctttcgaaccccctgaaacattctgcaaacccccaggggtttgcaaaccccactttgggaaccactggtctagatccattctctttggaaccccctttcaggtatttgaaagcagctatcaaatcccccctcattcttctcttctgcagaagaaacaatcccagttccctcagcctctccccataagtcatgtgctccagccccctaatcatttttgttgccagcCACttgaccctttccaatttttatacttctctgggctggaacccccGCCCTTCTATTGTGATAGGTGAAATAATGGAATTAATAGAATGCAAGAATCCCTTTTGTCCAGTGGAAATAGGGGATTTTGAGTCCCATCTTTGGACCAGAAAGATTGAGTGTATTTCTTGGGTTTCTGTCAATGTGAGTTGAATTGACACAAAATTAAATGAATTTCTTTGCTCTGCAGATGTACCTCTCTCACCGATCCTGATCCACAAGGACTTCTCAAAAGCAAGCactggaaggtttttttttttttttaaattcaaggtTTACAACAAATTGTTCTCATCTGAGGGGCAGAGACATGCCTGCTGAGTTTATCATTTATAGTCAGCTACAAGCCAGAGAGAGTAGAGAGTCCTACAGTGAGTACACCCACATCACTATTTAACTGTTCTTAAACAAGACAGTAATAGAAAAAAAGACTGCTTAATACAAGTTATAGCAAAGTTGACTGCTTGTGAAAAGCCAAAGAGAAAATTTCAGTCACCCACACATTTCATCAGCTTCTTCCATCTTCACTTCCAAGAGGATAACCAAACAAATCTGCATAGCCTCACCTTGAAACCTTTACAAGAAAATACAGAATTTAAGGGAATAGCAATGTTTTACAAAAATTTAATGCAAGTTGTTCCTACTTTTAAAGCCACTAATTATCATAAGTGTCTTTTAGTACAAGTTTGCATAGCAATTCTTTTGAAGAAAGGTAAGTAGCTCAGAGAGACCTTTGAGTTGTAATTACTTTTAAATAATCAATCTCTAATCTAGCTAAACAAGAAACTTTACTTAAAGCTAGTATATTTAGTAACAACCTTAGTACCTTCAGACCTCATACAAGTAAATAAAGTAAGAGTCTTCATAACTCTGCTTCTGATCGTCATTTTTTCTTCTAATCAGCATTAAGCCGCTTCAAAGCCTTCTTGTAACTTTACAACTACACACCTTTGCCAGACTCCTTTTCTTTCTAAGCATGCAAGAAGTCCTATTTCCTCTTTATATTGCCTATAGTCGGACCTGAGTGAAAACCTAGATagcctgctcctctccccccacccctcggcTAGCACTGACCCCAACTTCGTTCAAGCCAACACGGAACAATCCCCCTTTGCAACGGCGATATGCAAATTAAGGATTCCAACATTCGACTTTTCATTGGTTCCCTTGGGAAACCAATCAAACACCGCGAATGtttgaaagaaaacagaaaacatgGAGAAGTGACTTTGCTCCCACTATTAATTAGAAGCTATTGCTTAGATTGTGAACTCCTAGGAGTAAGGAAGGTGTATTCGTATAGCACCTAGCACCTTGGGACTTCATTCCTGAATGGGGTTTGTTTGATACTGCAATACAACtcaatatttgttaaaataatcCTTTAATTTAACCCTTTATCCATTTATGAGATATTCATACTATGGAtgagtggctctcaacctttccagactattgcccccctttcaggagtctaatttgctttgtgtacccccaagtttcacctcacttaaaaactacttgctcacaaaatcagacatgaacatacaaaagtgtcacagccactggTACTGAAAAagtgctgactttctcctttttaccatataattataaaataaataaatgggaatataaatattgtacgtgcatttcagtgtatagtctatggagcagtataaacaagtctttgggtatgtctacactacaggattaattcgaatttatataattcgaatttaggaaaccgattttgtaaattcgaatgtattcggccacactaggcaccattaattcggtggtttgcgtccaagctaccatagtagcatcgatttccagagcgttgcattgtgggtagcttttacatagctatcccatagttcccgcagtctccaccccccttggaattctgggttgagaccccagtgcatgatggggcaaaaaacattgtcgcaggtagttctgggtacagcctccccctccctccctgaaagcaacggcagacaaccatttcgcgccttttttcctgattgaactctgcagactccattctgcatcaagcatggatcccgttgtgctccagaacgcagtcttgaacattataaacacctcgcgctttctcgtggagtttatgcttacacaggaccagaaaaaagaggcgaggaggaggaggaggcggcgattgcagcgcagcgaccagcgtgatgaggacatggacacggacacagaattctctgagaccgcgggccccggtgctttggagattatgatgttaatgggccaggttataggctttgaacgccgattctgggcccgggaaacaagcacagactggtgggaccgcatagtgttgcaggtgtgggacgattcccagtggctgagaaactttcgcatgcgtaagggcactttcatggaactttgtgacttgctttcccctgccctgaagcgccagaataccaagatgagagcagccctcacagttgagaagcgagtggcaatagccctgtggaagcttgcaacgccagacagctaccggtcagtcgggaatcaatttggagtgggcaaatctactgtgggggctgctgtgatgcaagtagccaaagcaatcacggaggtgctgctacgaaaggtagtgactctgggaaatgtgcaggtcatagtggatggctttgctgcaatgggattccctaactgtggtggggcaatagatggaacccatattcctatcttggcaccggagcaccagggtacccagtacataaaccgcaaggggtacttctcaatggtgctgcaagcacttgtggatcacaagggacgtttcaccaacatccatgtgggctggccgggaagggttcatgacgctcgcgtcttcaggaacaccaatctgtttaaacggctgcagcaagggacttactttccggaccagaaaataaccgtgggggatgttgaaatgccaattgttattcttggggacccagcctaccccttaatgccatggctcatgaagccatacacaggcagcctggacaggagtcaggagttgttcaactacaggctgagcaagtgcagaatggtggtagaatgtgcatttggccgtttaaaaggtcgctggcgatccttattgactcgctcagacctcagccaaaccaatatccccattgttattactgcttgctgtgtgcttcacaatctctgtgagagcaagggggagacctttatggcagggtgggaggctgaggcaaatcgcctggctgctgattactcgcagccagacaccagggcgattagaagagcacacgatgaagcgctgcgcattagggaagctttgaaaaccagtttcatgactggccaggctacagtgtgaaatttatgtttgtttatccttcctgaaaacccgccccctttattgactcattctctgtaaggaacccaccctcccccttcccccagcttgctttcaaaggaaataaagtcaccattgtttaaaaatcatttattctttattaattgattataaaaagagggagagaacctgagtggggtttgggaggaggatcagcgggaaggaaaagcccagtaaaaaaaggttaagaaaatggcagccttttgcttgggctgtccactggggtggaatgggagggtgtacggagcctccccccccgtgttcttacacatctgggtgtggaggctatggaaaatggtgaggaggtaggggggttatacaggggctgtagcggcacagaacctgagtggggtttgggaggaggatctgcgggaaggaaaagcccagtaaaaaaaggttaaaaaaatggcagccttttgcttgggctgtccactggggtggaatgggagggtgtacggagcctccccccccgtgttcttacacatctgggtgtggaggctatggaaaatggtgaggaggtaggggggttatacaggggctgtagcggcacagaacctgagtggggtttgggaggaggatctgcgggaaggaaaagcccagtaaaaaaaggttaaaaaaatggcagccttttgcttgggctgtccactggggtggaatgggagggtgtacggagcctccccccccgtgttcttacacgtctgggtgtggaggctatggaacatggtgaggaggtaggggggttatacaggggctgtagcggcactcggttctccagcagccgttcctgaagctccaccagacgccggagcatgtctgtttgctcacgcagcagccccagcgttgcttcccgactcctctgatcttcctgccgccacctctcatctcgagcgtctctcctctcctcacgttggtcccttctgtcctcacgttggtccctcatgtcctcacgttggtccctcctgtcctcacggtcactggcttctttcctatacttgcaaaccgtctccttccactcattcagatgagctctttcattcctggtggattgcatgatttcggaaaacatctcttctctcgttttttttttacgacgccttatctgggatagccttcgggaaggaggagggaggcttgaaacatttgcacctgctggagggagtgaaaaaaggagagaatttttttaaaagatacatttttcagaacaatgcttatactctttcacggtgtatactattcacattacatagcacatgtgatttctgtgcaaggtcgcattttgcctcttaatattgagtgcctgtggctttgctgctagagatcacagacgcaggtcggggcaacagaattcaccttgcatgctgccatggtaagccactgtctttaggcttctgcgccctgctttcccacataccaagcaaagcccgttgtgctgcagttttcctgttagcttgttttctgctgctgaaggttaacaccccccccccccatccaattctctgggatgagtgctttatccctccccccaccgcgtggctggtatcagggaagatccctgcaggaaccaaactaacacccccccccccacccgccatgaattctctgggatgagtgctttatccctccccccaccgcgtggctggtatcagggaagatccctgcaggaaccaaactaacaccccccccccccacccgccatgaattctctgggatgagtgctttatccctccccccaccgcgtggctggtatcagggaagatccctgcaggaaccaaactaacaccccccccccacccgccatgaattctctgggatgagtgctttatccctccccccaccgcctggctggtaacagggaagatccctgctagcaaaacgcgaaaagctctgggccaatcctccccccccccccttgcacttggctaaatgcagggaaggatttcttttcagccacaggcaaacagcccagtaggaacggccacctcagtccccttaattaaattcccttatttcaaccaggttaccctaagcgatatcactctcctgaggattacacagcaagataaagaacggatgttgcttgaatgccagcaaacaccgggaccatacgctgccaggctctgtcaggcaatgataccagattacttgctactagcatggcgtggtcaagtgtcctaccatggaggacggaataaggctgcactgcccagaaaccttgtggcaaggcttttggagtacctccaggagagcttcatggagatgtccctggaggatttccgctccatccccagacatgttaacagacttttccagtagctgtactggctgcgaatgcatcccaagtgctcagggcaaattaatcattaaaaatgcttgcttttaaaccatgttttatattttaaaaggtaaactcacctgaggtcccttccatggggtcatggtcttgggtgctggcttgggaggcttgggagggtacttcagtcagggtgagaaacagttcctggctgttggggagaacggagagctgggtgctctctgccagctcgtcctcctcctcctcctcttccccttccatggaatcatcaggtgtacctgatgagattatccccagctcggaatccacagtcagaggtggggtagtggtggcggccccccctagaaatgcatttagctcagcgtagaagcggcatgtccgcggctctgacccggagcgaccgtttgcctcctttgctttttgataggcttgtctgagctccttgactttcacgcggcactgatctgtgtccctattgtggcctctctccatcatgcccttggaaattttttcataagttttggcatttcgtcttttcgaacgcagttcagctagcactgaatcctctccccatatagagatcaaatccagtacctcctgtacggtccatgctggtgctctttttcgattatcagcctgcatggttacctgtgctgatgagctctctgtggtcacctgtgctctccacgctgtgcaaacaggaaatgaaattcaaatgttcccggggcttttcctgtccacctggccagtgcatgcgagttcagattgctggccagagcggtcacaatggtgcactgtgggatagctcctggaggccaataacatcgaattgcggccacactaacgctaattcgaattgacaaattcgattttggcgctactccgctcgtcggggtggagtacagaaatcgaattaaagggccctttaattcgaattaaatggcttcgttgtgtggacgggtcaagcgttaattcgaattaaggcagctaaatccgaattaaagtcgtagtgtagaccaggccattgtctgtgtgaaattttagtttgtcctgacttccctagtgctttttctgtagccggttataaaactaggcaaatatctagatgagttgagtaccccctgaaagacctctgcgtacccctggttgagcaCCACTGCCGTagaccagggtgtgtgtgtgggggggggaagtggacTGTTTTACACAATGTCCCTCCTCCATTCCTGTTAAAATCAGAGTCCTTGTCATACTAaagcagggtggggaagggaagtgcTGGCCCAGAAAAGGACCTTTTTGAAGAAGGCCAAAGCGCTCAAGAAGCAGGAGAAGCTTAAGAGGAAGAACAAAGCAGCGAAGAAAAAAAGCCAGGAAGAAACTAAAGGACCTTATAAAATCAGGAGCCACTTCTGCATCCCTTATGCAGTGGGAAGCATCTAGAGAAAGTCCTCAAAGTCACACAACTATCGATTCACCCTAAGGACAGAATCGGAAGGCTCTTTTAAGAGCTACCCCATAACGTTCTCCAGATGAGCGTGAGCACAGATGTCCCCAGTTTTGTTTGATTTCATTGCATGTGTGTGGAGCCAAAATCCTGGTTGTGAGATTCGAACCCTGCGGTGAATGGGAAGAAGGAAGGCAAATAGGGGCTGTAGGAACTCGTGTTTTAGAAAGCATTGCATTGTTTACCAGCACTTTTAACCTTTTAACCACAGGTTAAAACCTGTTTTAACACCAGCATTAGGGTAGTCTTGATAAAATCCCCGGGCTTTATCGCGCTGTCGGCTTTCCCAAACTGCGTATCATAAACTACGTTGCTCTTCGCTGCTAGTACTTGAATGAATAGGGCTTTCTTTGCAACGCAAGTACGTTTCCCTGATTACTGGGGGTTGTCACTTCAACCCTTCCTTACGACACACGGCACCCAAGCGTTCGCACACAGAATCTGCTCTTTTGATGAACGCTGGGGGTGGTTCTGAAAAGAACCGTTTTGGTTTTGCTTTCCGCTCCTGGCCTGAGCCGTCACCCCAGAAGGAAGGTGCCCTTAATAATATCTTCTAAGATTTGCTTCCTGCGGGTTGCCACCGTCCCCCTGATTTTGCCCGGGCTCCTGCTGACCCTCTTGGGCCGTGCAGCAGCCGGTTTGATTTCCCCGCTGGGGTCAtttggccctggggcagctgttCCTGTCTTCGCCGAGCTCTGGCGCCTCTTGGCCCCGGCTGTTTCCCTCCTTTCTGCTTTCGGGGCGCCGCCTCCCCGCTGGAGCCTGAAAGAGCCCGAGGCGCCGCTGCCGCTGACCCGACGCAGGGCCCCTTGGCTCAGGAGATAACGGAGCACAGTCTTGATGCGGCCCTTGTTCTTCCGCACGTCGTATCCCTCGCCCTCCAGCGTCTTCTTGATGGCGGCGAGAGAAGCGCCTCTGCCGGCGGCGGGGACAGCAGCAGCCCGGAGAATGACCTGGCTGAGAGTCGGTTTCCTCCTTCTCTTGCGCCGGGGATTCTCCCGAGCCGCGCGGGAGGCCGCAAAAGCCGCGGGGAGACGAAGCGAACCGGGCATGTCCCTGCGAACCAATCCCAGCTGCTGCCACCCAGACCCGCCCGTGGGGCCGCCGCCCTGACACTGAGCCCAGGGGCCGCCGCTCGAGGCCAGATAGAGAGCAGAGCCCGACGCAACCGAATCAATCCCCTGCTTTACTCCtgcccctgcgcctccccccagCCTGTGTTTCTTCCACCCCACTCATGCTGCCCTAAAAAAGCACCAGCCCCGATTTGCACAATCATTTCGCCCTCCCCGCTCCAGGGCACTGAGCAAGTTCCCCCGCTGGCGTTGTAGGAAGTATTCATGAGTTGCTGTCTGGGCTAGGTCACAAAACTGGGCTGTTGCCGCCTATTTGGCTCCTCAGCTCAGGAGAGAATTCCTGTTTATGGCTAAATTTAACCCACATTCCTGCAGCTGCGGCCTCTGGATTTCACTGGGACGGGCTGGGGGTGTGCGGCAGAATAAAAGAGCAAAGCAATTCGTCTGCTTCTCGGATTTTGTTGTCATCTAACTCGTTTTTAAAGAAACCTCAGAAACACACCCAAACACTTGCAAATACAGAGGGAATAACACTCCTTTCTTCCTATTGGACAAAAGAAAAATCTCGCTTCCTATTGGCTCTCATTATTTACCAATCAGGGCAGGGGTCTTCACATTTTTTTCCTACAGGATTAGGATTGCAAGGGTCTGCTTCCGATTGGGTTTGTTGGTTGTTTCTATTGGTGGAGGAGCAGTTTGAGGGTCTGTCAAGAGTTATTTTCGATGCTTACTTCAGAAGCTGATTTTCCTGTGTATTGTGTCTTACCATTTACAGTTTAATAACAACCCCATGAACTGGACTCTTACACATCCCTTCTAAACTAGTTTGAAAGAAATAATTAGTGCCAAATTGAGTGAAAGGAGAGGTTTCTCTATGGCATTTGAAAGATGGCTGTAATAGCTCCAGGAATCAAAGGGACTTATTCTCCTTCTGGCCCAGCTTCCCTAGATTGTAAATACttcagaacatttttttaaaggcaggtcAGGTATTTGAAAATAGGATTCTGCGGAAGTAAAGTGGAGTTTGTTTTCCTTCTTCCTGGAGTAGTGTTAGGCCTGGATCCTGTTCCACACAAGTTAATTAGAGCGTCACCCTTGACTCACATGGGAGAAGGGTCGAGCTCTTGAGGCCCCAGTTGAAGGAGGAGGAAAAGTCTAGGGAGTggagaaaagaaaggagaaaccTATGCAAAATCTGTCCCTACACGTTATTTAATCCTAATTTCTGGCCAGTTTATAATAATTCTGCTTCAATGGATTTGGAGTCTTTTTCTACGGTATATTTTCCCTTTAACGCttattttttctctctaacaTAATGGGACACACACAAAAGATTTACAATATTCCTGTCATTGATTCTCAGATCAGAATGAAATGTGTTCATTTTTTCTAATCGTTTCTTTCGAGGGAAGAGGAAAAGGTTCATCTCCCTTGCCTGTTTCCTGCCGTCGCTGCATTTGCAGGTGGTCGCTTTAACAAAAGGCTTGTTTTTCCTCCAACCAGAGTCTTGGACTCCTTGTCGTCCTATCAGAGCCGGCCTTTCCTTGTGAGCCAATCAGCGCTCACTCGTGCCTATATAAGGATCCCCTAGCAAGTAGTGGTCTGTTGGTTTTGCCTTTTTTCACTGTACGGTACAGAAAGGTGAATAAAGAAGTACTGTTGTGGGTTTTTCCCGCTctttctctatggctagggtaaAGCAGATAGTGTCTCAGGTATCCCTGCGGAGAGCCCAGTGGAGTAAGCAACTCGGGGAAAAGGGTCGAACAAATGCCTATTCCTATACACCAGAGAAGGTGAAGAAACTCCCCCATGATCGTCTTCATACCGAGGTGTTCTGGCAGAGCCGAGGGTCTCTGAACTTTACTGAGATGTTGCTTCCTAAACGGTCTTTTCAGCGCCTGAGC
Coding sequences within:
- the LOC135888162 gene encoding histone H1.4-like, whose amino-acid sequence is MPGSLRLPAAFAASRAARENPRRKRRRKPTLSQVILRAAAVPAAGRGASLAAIKKTLEGEGYDVRKNKGRIKTVLRYLLSQGALRRVSGSGASGSFRLQRGGGAPKAERRETAGAKRRQSSAKTGTAAPGPNDPSGEIKPAAARPKRVSRSPGKIRGTVATRRKQILEDIIKGTFLLG